One part of the Haloprofundus halobius genome encodes these proteins:
- the glnA2 gene encoding gamma-glutamylputrescine synthetase: MQANGQSVTYPVEWENAEIDLVRLLYVGNDGVVRGHTIDAEDVTAAITDGSTLPQSVQSLTAFDQRILDGRFDAVGEARLMPDPETFRKLPYTERCGAMLCNIHDLDGNFWSADPRSALVSFLDEMDADVHTAFESEYHLCQETEDGLVPLDDRGVYATECMRTAHPITTDIVGALKDQNIGFEKYYPEHAPGKHEVVIAPSSGVTAADEHLFLKETVKGVAANHDLQATFLPRPFPGSTNGCHIHLSLWNRDENEFYDAGDADGLSDRARYFIGGVLAHADALVALTAPTVNSYARLRPQTEASAFACWGLDNREAAVRIPSPKGDAEKTTRLEFRPADNAANPYLALLGILAAGMDGVERELDPGNPVGFDPGNLPRVERDDRDICRLPETLGEAIRALEADDVLADALGPDLHKSYIEVKRTQWQSFTESAGEWNLERFRQVF; this comes from the coding sequence ATGCAAGCAAATGGCCAATCCGTCACTTATCCAGTCGAATGGGAGAACGCAGAGATCGACCTCGTTCGCCTTCTCTACGTTGGGAATGATGGTGTCGTTCGAGGACACACGATCGATGCCGAGGACGTCACAGCCGCTATCACCGACGGATCGACGCTTCCCCAGTCGGTGCAGTCGTTGACCGCCTTCGACCAGCGCATCCTCGATGGCCGATTTGATGCGGTCGGCGAAGCCCGCCTCATGCCGGACCCAGAGACGTTCCGTAAGCTTCCATATACCGAGCGCTGTGGAGCGATGCTCTGTAACATCCATGACCTCGACGGTAATTTCTGGTCGGCCGATCCGCGCTCGGCCCTCGTATCGTTCCTTGACGAGATGGACGCCGACGTCCACACGGCTTTTGAGAGTGAGTACCACCTCTGTCAGGAGACGGAGGACGGACTTGTTCCGTTGGACGATCGTGGCGTCTACGCTACCGAGTGTATGCGGACGGCCCACCCCATTACTACTGACATCGTCGGCGCCTTGAAAGACCAGAATATCGGGTTTGAGAAATACTATCCCGAGCACGCCCCTGGTAAACACGAGGTTGTCATCGCTCCCTCGTCGGGCGTCACGGCGGCCGACGAACACCTCTTCTTGAAGGAGACGGTGAAGGGCGTCGCCGCGAACCACGACCTCCAGGCGACATTCCTCCCGCGGCCATTTCCGGGCAGCACCAACGGGTGTCACATCCACCTCTCGTTGTGGAACCGCGACGAGAACGAGTTCTACGACGCAGGCGACGCGGACGGGCTTAGCGACCGCGCCCGGTACTTCATCGGTGGTGTCCTCGCCCACGCTGACGCACTCGTCGCACTCACCGCGCCGACGGTCAACTCCTATGCACGGTTGCGTCCACAGACCGAGGCGTCGGCGTTTGCCTGCTGGGGTCTGGACAACCGTGAGGCCGCCGTTCGAATTCCCTCGCCGAAGGGCGACGCCGAGAAGACAACGCGTCTCGAATTCCGCCCCGCTGACAACGCCGCAAACCCGTACCTCGCGCTGCTCGGCATCCTCGCAGCAGGGATGGACGGCGTCGAACGAGAACTCGATCCGGGCAATCCAGTCGGATTCGATCCAGGGAACCTTCCGCGGGTGGAGCGCGATGATCGAGACATCTGCCGTCTCCCCGAGACGCTTGGCGAGGCTATCCGTGCCCTCGAAGCCGATGACGTACTCGCAGACGCACTCGGACCCGATCTTCACAAGTCCTATATCGAGGTAAAGAGAACGCAATGGCAGTCGTTCACGGAGAGTGCCGGCGAGTGGAACCTCGAGCGATTCCGACAGGTGTTCTAA
- a CDS encoding RraA family protein produces MPEIVTDVPRPDADLMDRLSAYSPSDLGHRRHFGFPGPEISYQETAGRTTVVGSALTVRIPPEDSTMVHKATELVEPGDVMVVDMKGHTAHAPWGEMTTLAAQQNGAVAAVVDGSVTDTHAIANDGFPVYARDTSVKTTRLHGRGGDINVPVQVGGATVEPGDVVFGNEDGVLFVPREDLETAIQQLEAEVDAEAGERDRFEEGASLATVTGAAALVEEMEPMVRHHD; encoded by the coding sequence ATGCCGGAGATAGTCACCGACGTGCCCCGTCCGGACGCAGATCTGATGGACCGTCTGTCTGCTTACTCTCCGAGCGACCTCGGCCACCGTCGTCACTTCGGCTTCCCTGGCCCCGAGATCAGCTATCAGGAAACTGCTGGCCGTACGACGGTAGTTGGGAGCGCTCTGACGGTCCGCATCCCGCCGGAGGACTCGACGATGGTTCATAAGGCGACTGAACTCGTTGAACCCGGCGACGTCATGGTCGTGGACATGAAGGGACACACCGCGCACGCGCCATGGGGCGAGATGACTACCCTGGCGGCCCAGCAGAACGGCGCCGTCGCAGCCGTCGTTGACGGGAGCGTTACCGACACGCACGCGATCGCCAACGATGGCTTCCCGGTGTACGCTCGCGACACATCCGTTAAAACAACGCGGCTCCACGGACGTGGTGGTGACATCAACGTCCCCGTACAGGTTGGTGGGGCAACGGTCGAACCCGGCGACGTTGTCTTCGGGAACGAGGACGGAGTGCTGTTCGTCCCGCGCGAGGACCTCGAGACGGCGATCCAACAGCTCGAAGCGGAAGTCGACGCGGAAGCAGGAGAGCGAGATCGATTCGAGGAAGGTGCGTCGCTGGCCACGGTCACCGGCGCGGCTGCCCTCGTCGAGGAGATGGAGCCGATGGTTCGTCATCACGACTGA
- a CDS encoding MFS transporter, producing MSVRAKVRTLLFSPADDLSLDLAALTLAQGIAALGTSVALPVLAPLLRAAGSTGVFVTAFGIGVLFAVLGVVRSVLQIPLGRVSDRCGVRKPFIELGLLGSAAALAAHAIVGSVAGLLAARALQGVALACSTPAIMATLGAVTDHDSRGGSVGIFSTVQTLGLGLGPIVGGVLATAFGVDTALYIGAALLCGATLLVRVGVPETGTTHTRSDEHASADTRKTLALPRQFFSSRRQARTLLGLAGGVVTLMIGVTAMIPLEATMLDRMHGGTVAGFGIVFASTTLTRLVAQYPVSAATDHYGRRRFVVTGLLCAAPLVALMGIAHSLWEFLVLRSLLGIALAGVVAPAYALAADVVDDADASAQFGLVTTAFSGGYAVGPVIAGALAPLGFEVPFFVAGAALTVGGVGVWWSVEEPHVETVEKRTADRPVQS from the coding sequence ATGTCAGTACGAGCAAAGGTTCGTACTCTCCTCTTTAGCCCGGCAGACGACCTGTCACTAGACCTTGCCGCGCTCACGCTTGCACAGGGCATCGCAGCATTAGGCACGAGCGTCGCGCTTCCTGTACTCGCTCCACTTCTCCGTGCCGCCGGGAGTACGGGAGTGTTCGTGACAGCGTTCGGTATCGGCGTCCTGTTCGCCGTTCTCGGTGTCGTCCGCTCGGTGCTGCAGATCCCGCTCGGCCGTGTCTCCGACCGTTGCGGCGTTCGCAAGCCGTTCATCGAACTTGGGTTGTTGGGCAGCGCTGCTGCTCTCGCCGCCCACGCCATCGTAGGGAGCGTTGCCGGACTCCTCGCAGCGCGGGCATTGCAGGGCGTGGCGCTCGCCTGTTCGACTCCGGCGATTATGGCCACCCTCGGGGCAGTCACCGACCACGACTCGCGCGGCGGGAGCGTCGGAATCTTCTCCACAGTCCAGACGCTCGGACTCGGACTCGGCCCCATTGTCGGTGGCGTCCTCGCCACGGCATTCGGTGTCGATACCGCCTTGTACATAGGGGCAGCTCTTCTCTGCGGCGCGACCCTTCTCGTCCGTGTTGGTGTCCCCGAAACGGGCACCACCCACACTCGTTCGGACGAACATGCGAGCGCCGACACTAGGAAGACCCTCGCCCTGCCGCGGCAGTTCTTCTCCAGTCGACGACAAGCTCGGACGCTGCTTGGCCTCGCTGGCGGCGTCGTCACGCTCATGATCGGTGTTACGGCAATGATCCCGCTCGAAGCGACGATGCTTGACCGGATGCACGGCGGAACGGTCGCGGGGTTCGGGATCGTCTTCGCCAGTACGACGCTCACTCGCCTTGTCGCCCAGTACCCCGTGAGCGCCGCGACCGACCACTACGGCCGTCGCAGGTTCGTCGTCACAGGGTTGCTCTGCGCCGCACCGCTTGTCGCGCTAATGGGAATCGCCCACTCACTATGGGAGTTCCTCGTGCTCCGATCGCTCCTAGGAATCGCACTTGCCGGCGTCGTCGCACCCGCCTACGCGTTGGCGGCAGATGTGGTCGACGACGCGGACGCCAGCGCCCAGTTCGGCCTCGTGACCACGGCGTTTAGCGGCGGTTACGCGGTTGGGCCAGTAATCGCAGGCGCACTTGCTCCGCTCGGTTTCGAGGTACCATTCTTCGTCGCCGGCGCCGCGCTCACCGTCGGGGGAGTCGGCGTCTGGTGGAGCGTCGAAGAACCGCATGTCGAGACGGTCGAAAAGCGGACGGCAGACAGACCCGTTCAGTCGTGA
- a CDS encoding pyridoxal phosphate-dependent decarboxylase family protein, translating to MSADSLFLGSDQGDAAYREAMNRATDAVLTSFADGDDPYSGATPEAIAAQFDEPVVPDNGQELEETIDEVAERVLAHSVGTSNPRCAAHLQCPPMVPGLVAETMLTATNQSLDSFDQAPAATVLEEQVVDALCDLFDLPGSADGVFTSGGTQSNFQALLLARDRYCKRYHGQDVQADGLPSDADLRILCSEEAHFTAKQGAHHLGLGEDAVISVSTDDDRRMDPDALDATLTTLETEGAEPFALVGTAGTTDFGSVDPLAALADRAAEHDLWYHVDAAYGGALAVSEAHGDLLDGIERADSVAVDFHKLFYQPISCGAVLLRDGDDFEVMARNAAYLNPEAHDEVGVPNLVAKSVQTTRRFDALKPYVAFRTLGRAGLASLVDGTLGLADEAAALVDAADDFELLHKPTLNAVVFRYRPRAGMDADAVSRLNAAIRHELLGDGRAIVARTEVDGVTSLKFTLLNPTTTLKDIAAMLDAIRDCGIRVAVDLEEPEVIA from the coding sequence ATGAGCGCTGACTCCCTCTTCCTCGGCAGCGATCAGGGCGACGCTGCCTACCGCGAAGCGATGAACCGGGCGACCGACGCCGTTCTCACGTCGTTTGCGGACGGCGACGATCCGTACTCGGGAGCCACACCAGAGGCCATCGCCGCGCAGTTCGACGAGCCGGTCGTTCCCGACAACGGCCAGGAACTCGAGGAGACGATCGACGAAGTGGCCGAGCGTGTGCTCGCCCATTCCGTCGGCACGTCGAATCCCCGATGTGCGGCGCACCTCCAGTGCCCGCCGATGGTTCCGGGACTCGTCGCTGAGACGATGCTCACTGCGACGAACCAGTCGTTGGACTCCTTCGATCAAGCGCCCGCCGCGACGGTTCTCGAGGAGCAGGTCGTCGACGCACTATGTGACCTGTTCGATCTGCCCGGCAGCGCGGACGGCGTCTTCACGAGCGGTGGGACACAATCAAACTTCCAGGCGCTGTTGCTCGCCCGTGACCGGTACTGTAAGCGATACCACGGTCAGGACGTGCAGGCCGACGGGCTCCCGTCGGACGCCGACCTCCGAATTCTCTGCTCCGAAGAGGCGCACTTCACCGCGAAGCAAGGCGCCCACCACCTCGGCCTCGGTGAAGATGCTGTGATCTCCGTTTCGACAGACGACGACCGTCGAATGGACCCGGACGCGCTCGACGCGACGCTCACTACCCTCGAGACCGAGGGAGCGGAGCCGTTCGCGCTCGTCGGCACCGCCGGAACCACCGACTTCGGGAGCGTCGACCCGCTGGCAGCGCTCGCAGATCGGGCCGCCGAACACGACCTGTGGTACCATGTCGACGCGGCCTACGGCGGTGCGCTGGCGGTCAGCGAGGCCCACGGCGATCTCCTCGATGGCATCGAACGGGCCGACTCCGTCGCCGTCGACTTCCACAAGCTGTTCTACCAGCCGATCAGTTGCGGGGCCGTCCTGCTCCGAGACGGCGACGACTTCGAGGTGATGGCCCGCAACGCCGCGTACCTCAACCCCGAAGCACACGACGAGGTCGGCGTTCCCAATCTCGTGGCGAAGTCAGTCCAGACGACTCGTCGCTTCGACGCCCTGAAGCCCTACGTCGCGTTTCGCACCCTCGGCCGAGCAGGACTGGCGTCGCTCGTCGACGGAACCCTCGGACTGGCCGACGAGGCGGCGGCGCTCGTCGACGCGGCCGACGATTTCGAACTCCTCCACAAGCCGACGCTGAACGCTGTCGTCTTCCGCTACCGGCCGCGAGCGGGGATGGACGCCGACGCCGTGAGCCGGCTGAACGCCGCTATACGACACGAACTCCTCGGCGACGGCCGCGCGATCGTAGCTCGTACCGAGGTCGACGGTGTGACTAGCCTAAAGTTCACGTTATTGAATCCGACTACGACGCTCAAGGATATCGCAGCCATGCTGGACGCTATCCGCGACTGCGGGATCAGGGTCGCCGTCGACCTGGAAGAACCGGAGGTGATTGCATGA
- a CDS encoding IucA/IucC family protein, whose protein sequence is MTLRYPANIDVTLEDALDTDVWQTVNRRLLSKMLAEFAYEEVVEPEPIGSPLKIGERGMFRVDLGEAVYRFEAAPRMLDSYHIYDASIERRDDDGWASATDAIRFFRDLEAESDVDGVTAGHLVEELNNTLLADAHIEARKRKRDGGLPADADYTRLESEMEGHPWITYNKGRVGFDYDDYCQFAPESQQPVSLEWAAVSRERATFTTVDGLDPESLLRGELGEHYDRFRDDLRERGLNPADYYLAPIHEWQWTDSIVQLFPRDIATDDVVPLGNGPDKYFPQQSIRTLTNIDDPEKHHVKVPLHVLNTLVYRGLPGKKITRTPRITEGLQAVRDEDPFFADECDLVLLGEVAGLHYPHRDFEAIDGAPYQYRELFGSVWRESVYRKASDDERPVTLAALLHVDGEDVPFVSRLIEESGLNDGAWVEELFDTLWPPLLHFLYRYGAAFSPHGQDVILLLEDGVPTRLALKDLIDVNVSEERVPELAAVLDSDVHEAMDTKDDKGLAQVIFASLVVCVLRYLADVLATYRDYPEKRFWSQARAAIEAYQDRFPELAERFDRFDLLAPEFPKLCLNRNRLLAYGYADDGERPDIAVHGTVRNPLQ, encoded by the coding sequence ATGACACTACGCTATCCAGCTAACATCGACGTGACGCTCGAAGACGCCCTCGACACCGATGTCTGGCAGACCGTCAATAGGCGGTTGCTGTCGAAGATGCTTGCGGAGTTCGCCTACGAGGAGGTTGTTGAGCCGGAACCGATTGGATCTCCCCTAAAAATCGGCGAGCGCGGGATGTTTCGCGTTGATCTCGGCGAAGCCGTCTACCGCTTCGAAGCCGCGCCGCGGATGCTAGATAGTTATCATATCTACGATGCATCCATCGAACGCCGCGACGATGACGGGTGGGCGTCCGCAACCGACGCAATACGATTCTTCCGCGACCTCGAAGCGGAGAGCGACGTTGACGGTGTGACCGCAGGCCACCTCGTCGAGGAACTCAACAATACGCTCCTGGCGGACGCCCACATCGAGGCTCGCAAGCGGAAGCGCGACGGCGGTCTCCCCGCTGACGCGGACTATACCCGCCTTGAGAGCGAGATGGAAGGCCATCCGTGGATCACATATAACAAGGGACGCGTTGGATTCGACTACGACGACTACTGCCAGTTCGCGCCCGAGAGCCAGCAACCGGTCTCGCTTGAGTGGGCCGCTGTCTCGCGTGAGCGTGCGACGTTCACCACGGTTGACGGCCTCGACCCCGAGTCACTCCTGCGTGGGGAACTCGGTGAGCACTACGACCGTTTCCGCGACGATCTGCGCGAGCGTGGCCTGAACCCGGCTGACTACTATCTCGCTCCTATCCATGAATGGCAATGGACCGATAGCATCGTCCAACTGTTCCCGCGGGACATCGCTACCGACGACGTCGTGCCACTGGGGAATGGGCCAGATAAGTACTTCCCGCAACAGTCTATCCGGACCCTTACGAACATCGACGACCCTGAGAAGCATCATGTGAAGGTGCCCCTGCACGTCCTCAATACACTCGTATATCGCGGACTCCCCGGAAAGAAGATTACGCGGACGCCGCGCATCACCGAAGGGCTGCAGGCGGTCCGGGATGAGGACCCGTTCTTCGCCGATGAGTGCGATCTCGTCCTCCTCGGCGAGGTGGCGGGACTCCACTACCCGCACCGTGACTTCGAGGCCATCGACGGTGCACCCTACCAGTATCGTGAACTCTTCGGGAGTGTCTGGCGCGAAAGCGTTTACCGGAAGGCAAGCGACGACGAGCGTCCCGTGACACTCGCGGCCCTCCTCCATGTCGACGGCGAAGACGTTCCATTCGTCTCCCGTCTCATCGAGGAGTCCGGACTCAACGACGGAGCGTGGGTCGAGGAACTCTTCGATACCCTCTGGCCGCCTCTCCTCCACTTCCTCTATCGCTACGGGGCGGCGTTCTCACCACACGGCCAAGATGTCATCCTCCTGCTCGAAGATGGTGTCCCCACCCGCCTCGCCCTCAAGGATCTCATCGATGTAAACGTAAGTGAGGAACGTGTTCCCGAGCTGGCGGCGGTTCTTGATTCCGACGTCCACGAAGCAATGGACACAAAAGATGACAAGGGGCTTGCGCAGGTCATTTTCGCCAGCCTCGTCGTCTGTGTCTTGCGCTACCTCGCGGACGTGCTTGCAACCTACCGCGACTATCCCGAAAAGCGCTTCTGGTCGCAGGCCCGTGCAGCCATCGAGGCATACCAGGACCGGTTCCCCGAGCTCGCCGAGCGCTTCGATCGCTTCGACCTGCTCGCACCCGAGTTCCCGAAGCTCTGCCTCAATCGGAACCGACTGCTCGCCTACGGCTACGCTGACGACGGCGAACGCCCGGACATCGCCGTACACGGGACCGTTCGTAACCCGCTCCAGTAA
- a CDS encoding IucA/IucC family protein: MSLEATDCDETGADVDPAARADDATVHAFLNCYLRETGNYEVRDEVVAGVDPGPDGLLLTTLPAQDVDLLAPLDHHSPTERHLFETPVWYRLPDGTARPVDAATLASLVVKDLTLGREGDAVPDELLDRVLRSKRSVESFVAARADDEDHLYAEQLSFRDAEQALVFGHHRHPTPKSRQGIAERNRSTYAPELRGSFPLHYFRADPALVSAGSALDQNAAAWVKGALRDDPEVSASFVAEHVDSEDVLLPVHPWQAEFLLDQPHVNRHLGDGLEHLGAVGQEFYPTTSVRTLYTEGAPFMVKSSLHVKITNSVRTNKRPELDRGVAVAELLDTEFGDELADAFPNFDIVRDPAFLALDVGEDRESGLESVLRTNPFRGDLAQRSTPLVSLCQDAIEGQSRLGRLIEAIAEREGRDTKSVSEDWFHQYLEIAIRPVLWLYLEQGVGVEAHQQNSVLTLNEEGYPSEFRYRDNQGFYFPKSQYPDVEEYLPGVGERADTICSDAIADERLRYYVILNNVLDVVNAFGCAGVVGERRLLGLLREELTRIQNQYDRSSSELLTPLLEDETVPCKANLLTRFRGLDELENDLENQSVYTDVKNPIITETDL; encoded by the coding sequence ATGAGCCTCGAGGCGACGGACTGCGACGAGACTGGCGCCGACGTCGATCCCGCGGCCCGTGCCGACGACGCCACCGTGCATGCATTTCTCAACTGCTACCTTCGCGAGACCGGCAACTACGAGGTCCGTGACGAGGTCGTAGCCGGCGTTGATCCCGGACCCGACGGCCTGCTCCTGACGACGCTGCCCGCGCAGGACGTCGACCTGCTGGCCCCACTCGATCACCACTCGCCGACGGAGCGACATCTATTCGAAACACCCGTTTGGTACCGGCTCCCTGACGGCACGGCTCGGCCGGTCGACGCGGCGACCCTCGCTTCGCTCGTGGTGAAAGATCTCACTCTCGGACGAGAGGGTGATGCAGTTCCGGACGAGTTGCTTGACCGCGTCCTCCGCAGCAAACGGAGTGTCGAATCTTTCGTTGCCGCGCGCGCTGACGACGAGGACCACCTCTATGCTGAGCAGCTGTCGTTCCGTGACGCCGAGCAGGCGCTCGTCTTCGGTCACCACCGTCACCCGACGCCAAAGAGCCGACAGGGTATCGCCGAACGGAACCGTTCAACGTATGCCCCGGAGCTCCGTGGATCGTTCCCGCTTCACTACTTCCGGGCGGATCCTGCACTAGTGTCGGCCGGGTCAGCGCTCGATCAGAACGCAGCGGCGTGGGTGAAAGGTGCGTTGCGTGACGACCCTGAAGTTTCTGCCTCCTTCGTCGCTGAACACGTTGATAGCGAGGACGTCCTCCTGCCCGTCCACCCGTGGCAGGCGGAGTTCCTCCTCGACCAACCACACGTGAACCGTCACCTAGGCGATGGGCTTGAACATCTCGGCGCGGTTGGTCAGGAGTTCTATCCGACTACCTCGGTTCGGACGCTCTACACTGAGGGCGCACCGTTTATGGTAAAGTCGTCGCTGCACGTGAAGATTACCAACTCGGTCCGGACGAACAAGCGCCCGGAACTTGACCGGGGAGTAGCCGTCGCGGAACTCCTCGATACCGAGTTCGGCGACGAACTCGCCGACGCGTTCCCGAACTTCGATATCGTCCGCGACCCTGCCTTCCTCGCGCTTGACGTCGGGGAAGACCGAGAATCAGGGCTAGAGTCAGTCTTGCGAACGAACCCATTCCGTGGCGACCTGGCCCAGCGGTCTACACCACTCGTCTCACTCTGTCAAGATGCCATCGAGGGCCAGTCGCGCCTCGGACGTCTCATCGAGGCTATCGCCGAACGCGAGGGTCGTGATACCAAGTCTGTTAGCGAGGATTGGTTCCACCAGTACCTCGAAATCGCCATTCGTCCAGTGCTTTGGCTCTACCTCGAACAGGGTGTCGGCGTCGAAGCCCACCAGCAGAATTCAGTACTCACCCTCAACGAAGAGGGCTATCCGAGTGAGTTCCGCTACCGCGATAATCAGGGGTTCTATTTCCCCAAATCGCAGTACCCTGACGTCGAGGAGTACCTGCCAGGAGTCGGCGAACGCGCCGACACCATCTGCTCCGACGCGATCGCCGACGAGCGCCTCCGCTACTATGTGATCCTCAACAACGTGCTCGATGTCGTTAACGCGTTCGGGTGTGCCGGTGTCGTTGGCGAACGTCGCCTGCTCGGCTTGCTCCGTGAGGAGCTGACAAGGATTCAGAACCAGTACGACCGTTCCTCGTCGGAGCTCCTGACGCCGCTGCTGGAAGACGAAACTGTCCCTTGCAAGGCGAACCTGCTCACCCGATTCCGCGGTCTTGATGAATTGGAGAACGACCTGGAGAACCAGTCCGTCTACACAGACGTGAAGAACCCGATTATCACAGAGACCGACCTATGA
- a CDS encoding lysine N(6)-hydroxylase/L-ornithine N(5)-oxygenase family protein gives MTERIYDLVGIGLGPFNLGLAALLDELDTEGGIDVCFLEQDAEMSWHEGMLIEGTTLEVPFLADLVTLADPTNPNSYLNYLRETGRIYEFYFYETFQIPRQEYDDYLRWVAERLDSTRFSRRVTNVRWNATEEAFHIVAVDPETDEEFAYLADDVVLGVGSRPHVPEHLQSQHTDDVFHTSRYRSRRERCLNADSITVVGSGQSAAEVFLDLLERQPENDYRLDWLTRSEGFFPMEYSKLGLQHFSPEYTQYFYDLPQTKKDEIRADQDLLYKGIDPDTSAEIYDALYRHSIGDRDPDVGLFAMTEVEDIEHIGDVHCLQCRQWQTDQQFVHNAEVVVLGTGYHRPVPSFLSPLGDHIEFDCEGRFRITEDYRLETDYPGRIFVQNADLHTHGVGAPDLGLGCFRNARIVNQLVGGEVLPEDTNAIYQDFAVEEFVERTPGAHREANTPNPSED, from the coding sequence ATGACTGAACGCATCTACGACCTCGTAGGAATTGGCCTTGGTCCCTTCAATCTCGGGTTAGCTGCTCTCTTGGATGAACTAGACACCGAGGGTGGCATCGACGTGTGCTTCCTAGAACAGGACGCCGAGATGTCGTGGCATGAAGGGATGCTCATCGAAGGGACGACACTAGAAGTCCCGTTTCTCGCGGATCTCGTCACGCTGGCAGACCCGACCAACCCAAACAGTTATCTCAACTATCTGCGGGAGACGGGACGTATCTACGAGTTTTATTTCTACGAGACGTTCCAGATTCCCCGACAGGAGTACGACGACTACCTCCGATGGGTGGCCGAGCGTCTCGACTCGACCCGGTTTAGCCGTCGAGTGACCAACGTCCGCTGGAACGCGACCGAGGAAGCTTTCCACATCGTGGCGGTTGATCCCGAGACAGACGAAGAGTTCGCGTACCTCGCAGACGATGTCGTACTGGGCGTTGGAAGTCGCCCTCACGTCCCCGAACACCTGCAAAGCCAGCATACAGACGACGTCTTCCACACGTCCAGATATCGCTCCCGGCGGGAGCGGTGCCTCAACGCCGACTCGATCACCGTCGTGGGCTCTGGACAGAGCGCCGCCGAGGTGTTTCTTGACCTCCTGGAGCGGCAACCAGAGAACGACTACCGCCTCGACTGGCTAACGCGCTCAGAGGGGTTCTTCCCCATGGAGTACTCGAAACTCGGCCTCCAACACTTCTCTCCCGAGTACACGCAGTATTTCTACGACCTTCCCCAAACGAAGAAAGACGAGATCCGCGCGGACCAGGACCTCCTCTACAAGGGGATTGATCCGGATACGAGCGCGGAAATCTACGACGCGCTCTACCGGCACTCCATCGGTGACCGCGACCCCGACGTGGGGCTCTTCGCAATGACCGAGGTGGAAGACATTGAGCACATTGGTGATGTGCACTGTCTCCAGTGTCGGCAGTGGCAAACTGATCAGCAGTTCGTCCACAACGCGGAGGTAGTTGTCCTCGGGACGGGCTACCATCGGCCGGTGCCATCATTCCTCTCGCCGCTCGGCGACCACATTGAGTTCGACTGCGAGGGCCGGTTCCGAATCACCGAAGACTACCGCCTTGAAACGGACTATCCCGGGCGGATATTCGTCCAGAACGCCGACCTCCACACTCATGGCGTCGGCGCACCAGATCTCGGACTCGGCTGCTTCCGCAATGCGCGCATCGTGAACCAACTCGTCGGTGGCGAAGTCCTCCCGGAGGACACGAATGCCATCTATCAGGACTTCGCCGTCGAGGAATTCGTCGAACGGACGCCTGGTGCGCACCGCGAAGCGAATACCCCCAATCCTTCGGAGGACTGA
- a CDS encoding GNAT family N-acetyltransferase: MTGPYSIIASAYDYQTYDSSIEKTVSFRQVSMERDLGRLYQWLASSHVKPYWQLDLSLPAFRAELEAKLADDHLTPYIGYLDHIPMSYWECYWAAEDDLANYYDADPADQGVHLLIGPEEYLGHGYALPLMRAIVAMQFRHQDTDRVVAEPDARNERVITVFKQCGFEPQSEFYFEEAEKNALLLVCEREHFETEVLSDSVATSCQGVISND; this comes from the coding sequence ATGACCGGGCCGTATTCAATTATCGCTTCCGCGTACGACTACCAAACCTACGACTCGAGTATCGAAAAGACCGTGTCGTTCCGACAGGTGTCGATGGAGCGCGATCTCGGTCGACTCTACCAGTGGTTAGCGAGCAGTCACGTTAAGCCGTACTGGCAACTCGACCTGTCGCTCCCGGCGTTCCGTGCTGAACTCGAAGCCAAACTCGCGGACGATCATCTCACACCCTATATCGGATACCTTGACCATATCCCGATGAGCTATTGGGAGTGCTACTGGGCGGCCGAGGACGATCTAGCGAACTACTACGACGCCGACCCCGCCGACCAAGGCGTGCACCTGCTTATCGGTCCCGAAGAGTACCTGGGCCACGGGTATGCGCTCCCGCTGATGCGAGCGATTGTCGCCATGCAGTTCCGCCATCAGGACACCGATCGAGTGGTTGCGGAACCCGACGCCCGTAACGAGCGTGTCATCACCGTCTTCAAGCAGTGCGGGTTTGAACCACAGTCGGAATTCTACTTCGAAGAGGCGGAGAAAAACGCGCTCCTGCTCGTCTGTGAACGCGAGCATTTCGAGACCGAGGTGCTCAGTGACTCCGTGGCCACGTCTTGTCAGGGGGTGATTAGTAATGACTGA